A genomic window from Glaciihabitans sp. INWT7 includes:
- a CDS encoding SMC-Scp complex subunit ScpB gives MEIDLMDETPEAATPPVNVERSLEAILMIADEPQTLVSLATALGAPVAAVRQSIERLVADFDGHGEAGGIRRGFELREVGGGWRIYVRGEYDDVVRDFVLTQNPTRLSQAALETLAVIAYKQPISRGAIASIRAVNVDSVVRTLLGRGLITEAFTDSETGAIHYATTDLTLAQLGINSIDELPAISPLLSDGSDGFADGF, from the coding sequence ATGGAAATTGACCTGATGGATGAGACCCCCGAGGCGGCGACCCCTCCGGTGAACGTCGAGCGAAGCCTCGAGGCGATCCTCATGATCGCCGACGAACCGCAAACGCTCGTCTCCCTCGCTACCGCTCTCGGCGCGCCCGTCGCGGCCGTGAGGCAGTCGATCGAGCGACTCGTCGCCGACTTCGACGGCCACGGTGAGGCCGGCGGCATCCGTCGCGGGTTCGAACTTCGCGAGGTGGGGGGCGGATGGCGCATCTACGTGCGCGGCGAGTATGACGACGTCGTGCGCGACTTCGTGCTCACGCAGAACCCCACGCGACTGTCGCAGGCCGCGCTCGAGACGCTCGCCGTGATCGCCTACAAGCAGCCGATCAGCCGGGGCGCCATCGCGTCGATCCGGGCCGTGAATGTGGATTCCGTCGTGCGCACGCTGCTGGGTCGCGGCCTCATCACCGAGGCCTTCACCGACAGCGAGACCGGCGCAATCCACTACGCCACCACCGATCTCACCCTCGCCCAACTGGGCATCAACTCGATCGACGAGCTGCCGGCGATCTCGCCACTGCTCTCCGACGGATCGGACGGTTTCGCCGATGGTTTCTGA
- a CDS encoding prephenate dehydrogenase yields MNGSRMIGQVRVVGTGLLGASVGLGLRALGVDVIVHDSSPANLSLAIDYGAGRAARDTDNPRLVVVAVPPDVTARVIADELAAFPDALVTDVSSVKVAVLAGVRDSGADVNRYVGSHPLAGRERGGPISARGDLFLGRPWVITPHDGMPAAQVGVIEDLVLDLGAVPVIMTAEQHDISVALVSHVPQVIASLLARRLSGGTESALSLSGQGLRDTTRIASSDAELWVQILGANAAAVTAVLREYRADLDRAIDTLDAPQLPGARRALAELLAGGNTGVARIPGKHGQDRRFNQIIVMVDDKPGELARLLTEIGDIGVNMEDLRLEHSPGQQIGLAEISVVPEAESGLVADLEARGWRIAQVNA; encoded by the coding sequence ATGAATGGAAGCCGCATGATCGGCCAGGTGCGCGTCGTCGGCACCGGACTCCTCGGCGCGAGCGTCGGCCTCGGGCTCCGCGCCCTCGGCGTCGACGTGATCGTGCACGACTCTTCGCCGGCGAACCTGAGCCTCGCCATCGACTACGGGGCAGGACGCGCCGCCCGCGACACCGACAATCCGCGGCTGGTGGTCGTGGCGGTGCCCCCGGATGTCACGGCACGGGTGATCGCGGATGAGCTCGCCGCCTTCCCCGATGCGCTGGTCACCGATGTCTCGAGCGTGAAGGTGGCGGTGCTGGCCGGGGTGAGGGACTCCGGAGCGGACGTGAACCGCTATGTCGGATCGCATCCCCTCGCCGGCCGCGAACGGGGCGGACCGATCTCGGCCCGCGGCGACCTGTTCCTCGGACGCCCCTGGGTGATCACCCCGCACGACGGGATGCCGGCGGCGCAGGTCGGCGTCATCGAAGACCTCGTGCTCGATCTCGGCGCGGTTCCCGTGATCATGACCGCCGAGCAGCACGACATCAGTGTCGCCCTCGTCTCCCACGTGCCCCAGGTGATCGCCTCCCTGCTGGCTCGGCGCCTCAGCGGGGGAACCGAATCCGCCCTCTCCCTCTCCGGGCAGGGGCTGCGTGACACCACCCGCATTGCCTCGAGCGATGCCGAGCTGTGGGTGCAGATCCTCGGAGCGAACGCCGCCGCGGTCACGGCGGTGCTGCGGGAGTACCGCGCCGACCTCGACCGGGCCATCGACACTCTCGACGCCCCGCAGCTGCCTGGCGCCCGTCGCGCCCTCGCCGAGCTTCTTGCCGGCGGCAACACCGGAGTGGCGCGCATCCCCGGAAAACACGGCCAGGATCGGCGCTTCAACCAGATCATCGTGATGGTCGATGACAAGCCGGGCGAGTTGGCGCGGCTGCTGACAGAGATCGGAGACATCGGAGTGAACATGGAAGACCTGAGGCTGGAGCACTCACCGGGGCAGCAGATCGGGCTCGCCGAGATCTCCGTCGTGCCCGAGGCCGAGTCGGGACTCGTCGCCGACCTCGAGGCGCGCGGATGGCGTATCGCCCAGGTGAACGCGTGA
- a CDS encoding NUDIX hydrolase produces the protein MSQPLSDEVFPVNVVSSEVVYAGIVWDIRRDMFEYGDTVPAETITREYVDHTGAVAILALDDQDRVLLIKQYRHPVGAREWEIPAGLLDIDGESPVLGAQRELAEEADVVASEWNLLSDFYSTPGGSNEAIRIYLARGLSDARSVFERTDEESDIEKRWVPLDEVVAAVLGRTVGNSILSIAVLTAQVSRAAGWASLGAADAPWSRHPKSHSRD, from the coding sequence ATGTCACAGCCGCTCTCCGACGAGGTCTTCCCCGTCAACGTGGTGTCGAGCGAGGTGGTCTACGCGGGCATCGTCTGGGACATCCGGCGGGACATGTTCGAATACGGGGACACGGTGCCGGCGGAGACCATCACCCGCGAATACGTGGACCACACCGGCGCGGTCGCGATCCTCGCCCTCGACGACCAGGATCGGGTGCTGCTGATCAAGCAGTATCGGCATCCCGTCGGTGCGCGTGAGTGGGAGATCCCCGCGGGGCTGCTCGACATCGATGGCGAATCTCCCGTGCTGGGTGCGCAACGCGAACTCGCCGAGGAGGCGGATGTCGTCGCGAGCGAGTGGAACCTGCTGAGCGATTTCTACTCCACGCCCGGCGGCAGCAATGAGGCGATCCGCATCTACCTCGCCCGCGGACTGAGCGACGCCCGCAGCGTGTTCGAGCGCACCGACGAGGAATCCGATATCGAGAAGCGGTGGGTGCCGCTCGATGAGGTCGTCGCCGCCGTGCTCGGCCGCACGGTCGGCAACTCGATCCTGTCCATCGCCGTGCTCACGGCCCAGGTGTCGCGGGCGGCAGGGTGGGCAAGCCTCGGGGCTGCCGACGCACCGTGGTCGCGCCATCCGAAGTCCCACAGCCGTGACTGA
- a CDS encoding universal stress protein, translating to MAEQPGAAPILAAYKGDAGADVLAFAAAWSRASGRPLTVITVYPSSAPIGMGRVDSEWVAYNREQAEILLSGARAILTGTDARYRAIAADSASHGLSDALESAGYGALLVLGSHKTRGTRRTAPGSTAERVLQGAPGPVVIVPWAYEEFAASSPKHVAVAFIDTADGRAALSTARQLATEVGATLRLVSVLPDTRVQPSLGEPTSFASEQRAQFTRSLEDAARRIDATPLLLDGPVVDALADLRPEQVDLLVCGSRGYGPARRVLLGGVSSRLLKAARVPVVVVPRG from the coding sequence ATGGCCGAACAGCCGGGTGCCGCGCCCATCCTCGCGGCCTACAAGGGAGATGCCGGCGCTGACGTGCTTGCGTTCGCCGCCGCCTGGAGCCGAGCGAGCGGGCGTCCGCTCACCGTGATCACCGTTTACCCGAGTTCCGCTCCCATCGGCATGGGGCGGGTCGACAGTGAGTGGGTCGCCTACAACCGCGAGCAGGCGGAGATCCTCCTGAGCGGCGCTCGCGCGATCCTCACCGGAACGGATGCCCGTTACCGAGCGATTGCCGCAGACTCCGCGTCCCACGGGCTGAGCGACGCCCTCGAATCGGCCGGATACGGCGCGCTCCTGGTGCTGGGGTCGCACAAGACCCGCGGCACCCGACGCACGGCTCCCGGGAGCACCGCAGAGAGGGTGCTGCAGGGTGCGCCCGGACCGGTCGTGATCGTGCCGTGGGCATATGAGGAATTCGCCGCGTCATCCCCGAAGCACGTCGCTGTCGCGTTCATCGATACGGCCGACGGGCGAGCCGCGCTCAGTACCGCGCGCCAACTCGCGACCGAGGTCGGAGCGACACTGCGACTCGTGAGCGTGCTTCCCGATACCCGGGTGCAGCCGAGCCTCGGTGAGCCGACCAGTTTCGCCTCAGAGCAGAGGGCCCAGTTCACTCGATCGCTCGAAGACGCTGCCAGGCGGATCGACGCGACTCCGCTTCTGTTGGACGGGCCCGTGGTTGACGCGCTCGCTGATCTCCGCCCAGAGCAAGTCGACCTGCTGGTGTGCGGCTCGCGGGGGTATGGACCGGCACGCAGGGTGCTGCTCGGCGGAGTCTCCTCGCGGTTGCTCAAGGCAGCGAGAGTTCCGGTAGTGGTGGTTCCCCGGGGGTAG
- the cmk gene encoding (d)CMP kinase — translation MSAAAEARQPRVVVAIDGPAGSGKSSVSRASARALGFDYQDSGAAYRALAWFALENGVNTADADAVIASLPAFAYEIGIDPDDYFVRVGGVDVTDAIRDPRISAVVSEVARVPVVRAYLVDLFRGVIDRSERPGIITEGRDITTVVCPDADTRILLTASEEARMARRSAELPSESAAAVAEKLSSRDAQDSRVVDFMNAAEGVTTLDSTDLDFDQTVQAVVALVGRVGR, via the coding sequence GTGAGCGCGGCAGCCGAGGCGCGCCAACCGCGTGTCGTCGTGGCCATCGATGGTCCGGCCGGAAGCGGCAAGTCGAGCGTGAGCCGGGCATCCGCCCGCGCCCTCGGGTTCGACTACCAGGACAGCGGCGCCGCCTACCGGGCGCTCGCGTGGTTCGCGCTCGAGAACGGCGTGAACACCGCGGATGCCGACGCCGTGATCGCGTCGCTGCCCGCGTTCGCCTACGAGATCGGCATCGATCCCGACGACTATTTCGTGCGAGTCGGGGGAGTGGATGTCACGGACGCCATCCGTGACCCCCGCATCTCGGCAGTGGTGAGCGAGGTCGCGCGGGTTCCGGTGGTGCGTGCCTACCTCGTCGACCTCTTCCGGGGGGTCATCGACCGCAGCGAACGCCCCGGTATCATCACCGAGGGACGCGACATCACGACGGTGGTCTGCCCGGACGCCGACACCCGGATACTGCTGACCGCCTCCGAAGAAGCTAGAATGGCGAGGCGTTCCGCTGAGTTACCGTCGGAGTCGGCTGCGGCCGTTGCCGAAAAGCTCAGTTCTCGAGATGCCCAGGACTCCCGGGTTGTCGACTTCATGAACGCCGCCGAGGGTGTGACCACCCTCGATTCAACAGATCTCGACTTCGACCAGACCGTGCAGGCGGTCGTAGCACTTGTCGGTCGAGTAGGCCGCTAG
- a CDS encoding amino acid permease: MAMKDLFITRSVADLVKEAEGAEGLKKTIGPFALTALGVGAIIGTGIFVVIGEGAKLAGPSLFISFILAAITCGFSALSYAELASSVPVSGSAYTFSYATLGELVAFIIGWDLVLEYGVSVAAVAVGWGGNVNEFLRAAFGFELPAAISTSPSEGGVFNIPAVFIVLVISVMLTLGTRESTTFNAVMVVIKIIILIFFIVVAFTAYNSNHFSPFAPDGFGGIASASGVIFFAYIGFDAVSTASEESKNPGRDLPIAIIGSLVISTILYVLVAIAAVGVAPVKLLSGSDAPLAAALRQGAGIPWAGGLLAAGALIAITSVVLVIMYGQTRIFFAMCRDGLLPRRLAKVHPRFGTPARLTLGFGVLIAILAALVPLDEIVKLVNIGTLFAFVLVNVGVIILRRTKPEMKRPFRVPFSPVFPIIGILLCGYLIAQLPWETWLRFVVWLVIGLIIYFSYSRKHSRVRTGEAAQLPSDPSA, translated from the coding sequence ATGGCAATGAAAGACCTCTTCATCACTCGCTCGGTGGCCGACCTCGTGAAGGAGGCAGAGGGCGCGGAGGGGCTGAAGAAAACGATCGGACCGTTCGCGCTGACCGCCCTCGGTGTCGGCGCGATCATCGGCACCGGCATCTTCGTCGTCATCGGGGAAGGAGCGAAGCTCGCCGGTCCGAGCCTGTTCATCTCCTTCATCCTCGCCGCGATCACCTGCGGTTTCTCCGCGCTCTCGTACGCCGAGCTCGCGTCGAGCGTTCCGGTCTCCGGCAGCGCTTACACCTTCTCCTATGCCACCCTCGGGGAGCTGGTGGCGTTCATCATCGGTTGGGACCTCGTGCTCGAATACGGAGTTTCCGTCGCTGCGGTCGCGGTCGGCTGGGGCGGAAACGTCAATGAATTCCTGCGAGCCGCCTTCGGATTCGAGCTGCCGGCGGCGATCTCGACCTCACCGTCCGAGGGCGGTGTGTTCAACATTCCGGCGGTATTCATCGTGCTGGTGATCAGCGTCATGCTCACTCTCGGCACCCGCGAGAGCACGACATTCAACGCCGTCATGGTGGTGATAAAGATCATCATCTTGATCTTCTTCATCGTCGTGGCATTCACCGCCTACAACTCCAACCACTTCTCCCCCTTCGCGCCGGACGGGTTCGGGGGAATCGCTTCAGCTTCCGGCGTGATCTTCTTCGCCTACATCGGGTTCGATGCCGTGTCGACGGCATCGGAGGAATCAAAGAATCCGGGACGGGACCTTCCGATCGCCATCATCGGATCCCTCGTCATCTCGACGATTCTCTACGTGCTCGTCGCAATCGCGGCCGTCGGGGTCGCCCCGGTCAAGCTACTGTCGGGTAGCGATGCACCACTGGCCGCCGCCCTTCGCCAAGGAGCCGGCATCCCCTGGGCGGGAGGACTGCTCGCCGCTGGAGCGCTCATCGCGATCACGAGCGTCGTGCTGGTGATCATGTATGGCCAGACCCGCATCTTCTTCGCCATGTGCCGCGACGGGCTGCTTCCCCGCCGTCTCGCAAAGGTGCACCCGCGCTTTGGGACTCCGGCGCGGCTCACCCTCGGATTCGGCGTGCTGATCGCTATCCTCGCCGCCCTCGTACCGCTCGATGAGATCGTGAAGCTCGTCAACATCGGCACGCTCTTCGCCTTCGTGCTCGTCAACGTGGGAGTCATCATCCTCCGACGCACGAAGCCCGAGATGAAGCGTCCGTTCCGGGTGCCGTTCTCCCCCGTGTTCCCGATCATCGGCATTCTCCTCTGCGGCTATCTGATCGCCCAATTGCCGTGGGAGACCTGGCTGCGCTTCGTCGTCTGGCTCGTCATCGGACTCATCATCTATTTCTCCTACTCGCGAAAGCACTCCCGCGTGCGCACCGGAGAGGCGGCGCAGCTGCCGTCGGACCCCTCAGCCTGA
- the aroH gene encoding chorismate mutase: MAVRAVRGAIQLDRDDRAEVLHATAELLSKTLHANEIDTDALISVMFTATPDITSEFPALAARELGLGDVPLMCAVEMDVVGSMPRVIRLMALVESDTPRKYIVHAYLRGAVALRLDLAQ, from the coding sequence ATGGCGGTGCGGGCCGTTCGCGGAGCCATCCAGCTCGATCGGGACGATCGTGCCGAGGTATTGCACGCCACCGCCGAGCTGCTGTCGAAGACCCTGCACGCCAACGAGATCGACACCGACGCCCTGATATCGGTGATGTTCACCGCGACGCCCGACATCACGAGCGAGTTCCCCGCCCTCGCGGCGCGGGAGCTGGGGCTCGGCGACGTGCCCTTGATGTGCGCGGTGGAGATGGATGTCGTTGGCTCGATGCCGCGCGTCATCCGGCTGATGGCCCTGGTGGAGTCGGACACCCCGCGCAAATACATCGTGCACGCCTACCTGCGGGGAGCGGTCGCGCTGCGGCTCGACCTCGCCCAATAA
- a CDS encoding pseudouridine synthase: protein MVSDLPAGAASDDGVRLQKLMAAAGVASRRVSENMIEAGRVEVNGEVVTELGRRVLGTDLVSVDGVAIQLDTSRRYLMLNKPVGIVSSLQDDRGRPDLQRFVSRFDERLFNVGRLDAQTSGLLILTNDGELAHVLAHPSFGVMKTYIAKVEGRVSPQTVAKLTSGIDLEDGPIAADKARIVGQAGASETIVEVTLHSGRNRIVRRMLEEVGHPVIDLVRRQFGPLHLGSLGAGDIRDLTKAELGALLTISRDASSGSSGDADAEETD, encoded by the coding sequence ATGGTTTCTGACCTGCCCGCTGGCGCAGCCTCCGATGACGGTGTGCGCCTGCAGAAGCTCATGGCCGCGGCCGGCGTCGCCTCTCGCCGCGTCTCGGAGAACATGATCGAGGCCGGGCGCGTCGAGGTGAACGGCGAGGTGGTCACCGAACTCGGCCGCCGCGTGCTCGGCACGGATCTCGTCTCCGTCGACGGCGTCGCCATCCAACTCGACACCTCGCGCCGCTACCTCATGCTCAACAAGCCCGTCGGCATCGTCTCCTCGCTTCAGGATGACCGCGGCCGCCCCGACCTCCAGCGCTTCGTGTCGCGTTTCGACGAGCGGCTCTTCAACGTGGGAAGGCTCGACGCACAGACCTCCGGTCTGCTCATCCTCACCAACGACGGCGAGCTCGCCCACGTGCTCGCGCATCCGTCTTTCGGGGTGATGAAGACCTACATCGCCAAGGTCGAGGGCCGGGTGTCGCCGCAGACCGTCGCGAAGCTCACCAGCGGCATCGACCTCGAAGACGGGCCGATTGCCGCCGACAAGGCGCGCATCGTCGGCCAGGCCGGCGCGAGCGAGACCATCGTCGAGGTCACCCTGCACTCCGGGCGCAACCGCATCGTGCGGCGGATGCTCGAGGAGGTCGGCCACCCGGTCATCGACCTCGTGCGCCGCCAGTTCGGTCCGCTGCACCTCGGGTCGCTCGGGGCAGGGGACATCCGCGACCTCACCAAGGCCGAGCTCGGTGCGCTGCTCACGATCTCGCGCGACGCGAGCTCTGGAAGCTCCGGGGACGCTGACGCCGAGGAGACCGACTGA
- the xerD gene encoding site-specific tyrosine recombinase XerD, giving the protein MTDDSTFERAVDRYLRQVSIERGLSPNTVAAYRRDLSTYGRQLADTGVTTPEQITVAHVSAFALHLRTRDENPLTASSMARMLSSVRSLHRFLLEEGLVAVDVAADVTPPKLASRLPKAITIEQMTAVLDAASGDDLQSLRDRALLELLYATGARISEAVDLNVDDVIGTEGHSVDVVRLFGKGGKQRIVPLGSYAQAAIDAYLVRGRPLLSTRGKSTPALFLGIRGQRVSRQNAWLIIRARAEQAKLGIEISPHTFRHSFATHLLAGGADVRVVQELLGHSSVATTQIYTLVTADTLRDMYTTAHPRAR; this is encoded by the coding sequence GTGACTGACGACTCAACTTTCGAACGAGCTGTCGACAGATACCTACGACAGGTCTCGATCGAGCGCGGCCTTTCGCCGAACACCGTGGCCGCCTACCGCCGTGATCTATCGACGTACGGTCGTCAGCTTGCTGACACCGGCGTGACCACGCCGGAACAGATCACGGTTGCGCACGTCTCGGCGTTCGCGCTCCACCTGCGCACCCGCGACGAGAACCCGCTCACGGCATCCTCAATGGCACGGATGTTGTCCTCGGTGCGCAGCCTGCACCGCTTCCTGCTGGAGGAGGGCCTGGTAGCGGTGGATGTCGCCGCCGACGTCACCCCGCCGAAGCTCGCGAGCCGGCTCCCGAAGGCGATCACGATCGAGCAGATGACGGCCGTGCTCGATGCCGCATCGGGGGACGACCTCCAGTCCCTGCGGGACCGCGCCCTCTTAGAGCTGCTCTACGCCACGGGCGCTCGCATCTCCGAGGCCGTCGACCTGAACGTGGACGACGTGATCGGCACGGAAGGGCACAGTGTCGACGTCGTGCGCCTGTTCGGCAAGGGGGGCAAGCAGCGGATCGTGCCGCTGGGTTCCTACGCTCAGGCCGCCATCGATGCCTACTTGGTGCGAGGGCGGCCGCTGCTCTCCACCCGGGGCAAGTCGACCCCGGCCCTGTTTCTCGGCATCCGCGGTCAGCGGGTGTCGCGGCAGAACGCGTGGTTGATCATCCGCGCGCGGGCCGAACAGGCGAAGCTCGGTATCGAGATCTCGCCCCATACCTTCCGACACTCGTTTGCGACGCACCTGCTCGCCGGTGGTGCCGATGTGCGCGTCGTGCAGGAGTTGCTCGGGCATTCCTCTGTCGCGACCACGCAGATCTACACCCTGGTGACGGCGGACACCCTGCGCGACATGTACACGACGGCGCATCCGCGAGCGCGCTGA
- the der gene encoding ribosome biogenesis GTPase Der — MPDNNDQEHDEYGDLDPKLSEKLAVLDESDALMRANALRAGLEDYDLDEEDRDILDSASDDPDAITYLPALPVLAIVGRPNVGKSALVNRILGRREAVVQDTPGVTRDRVTYKGEWAGRKFTLVDTGGWEPDAKGINASVAAQAEIAIDLADAVLFVVDATVGATSTDEHVVRMLRSTSKAVILAANKVDDARQEPEAAGLWSLGLGEPWPVSALHGRGVADLLDHVLTILPEVSAVAKEEVGGPRRVAILGRPNVGKSSLLNKAVGEERVVVNELAGTTRDPVDEQVELGGKVWRFVDTAGIRRRMNLAQGADFYASLRTSAALEKAEVAVVVLDVSDVISEQDVRIIDLVLESGRALVLAFNKWDLMDDDRRRYLEREIEQDLAHVAWAPRVNISAKTGRHLEKLVPALELALASWDTRIPTGKFNALVAELAAEHPHPVRGGKQPRILFGTQAATRPPTFVLFTTGFLDPGYRRFITRRLREIFGFEGSPINVNMRVRERRKRT, encoded by the coding sequence ATGCCAGACAACAACGACCAAGAGCACGACGAATACGGCGATCTCGACCCGAAGCTGAGCGAGAAGCTCGCGGTGCTCGACGAGTCCGACGCACTCATGCGAGCCAATGCGCTTCGTGCGGGCCTCGAGGACTACGACCTCGACGAGGAAGACCGCGACATCCTCGACTCCGCGTCGGACGATCCGGATGCCATCACCTACCTCCCGGCGCTCCCCGTGCTCGCGATCGTCGGTCGCCCCAACGTGGGCAAGTCGGCGCTCGTCAACCGCATCCTCGGTCGTCGTGAAGCCGTCGTGCAGGACACCCCCGGTGTCACCCGTGACCGCGTCACCTACAAGGGCGAGTGGGCCGGACGCAAGTTCACCCTCGTCGACACCGGCGGCTGGGAGCCCGACGCCAAGGGCATCAACGCCTCCGTCGCCGCCCAGGCCGAGATCGCGATCGACCTCGCCGATGCCGTGCTCTTCGTCGTCGACGCGACCGTCGGGGCCACCAGCACCGACGAACACGTCGTGCGCATGCTCCGCTCCACCAGCAAGGCCGTGATCCTCGCCGCCAACAAGGTGGACGACGCGCGCCAGGAGCCGGAGGCCGCCGGTCTCTGGAGCCTCGGCCTCGGCGAACCGTGGCCGGTCTCTGCCCTCCACGGCCGCGGTGTCGCAGACCTCCTAGACCACGTGCTCACGATCCTCCCCGAGGTCTCGGCCGTCGCGAAGGAGGAGGTCGGCGGACCGCGCCGCGTCGCCATCCTCGGCCGCCCGAACGTCGGCAAGTCGAGCCTGCTCAACAAGGCGGTCGGCGAAGAGCGGGTAGTCGTCAACGAGCTCGCCGGAACCACGCGCGACCCGGTCGACGAGCAGGTCGAGCTCGGCGGAAAGGTGTGGCGCTTCGTCGACACCGCCGGCATCCGTCGTCGCATGAATCTCGCCCAGGGCGCCGACTTCTACGCCTCGCTGCGCACCAGCGCGGCGCTCGAGAAGGCCGAAGTCGCCGTTGTCGTGCTCGACGTGAGCGACGTGATCAGCGAGCAGGACGTGCGCATCATCGACCTCGTGCTCGAGTCCGGTCGCGCCCTCGTGCTCGCCTTCAATAAGTGGGACCTGATGGATGACGACCGCCGTCGCTACCTCGAGCGCGAGATCGAGCAGGACCTCGCGCACGTGGCCTGGGCCCCGCGCGTCAACATCTCCGCGAAGACCGGTCGTCACCTCGAGAAGCTGGTTCCCGCCCTCGAGCTTGCACTCGCCTCGTGGGACACCCGCATCCCCACCGGCAAGTTCAACGCTCTCGTCGCCGAGCTCGCGGCCGAGCATCCGCACCCCGTTCGCGGTGGAAAGCAGCCGCGAATCCTGTTCGGAACCCAGGCCGCGACGCGTCCGCCGACGTTCGTGCTGTTCACCACCGGATTCCTCGACCCGGGCTACCGTCGATTCATCACGCGCCGCCTTCGCGAGATCTTCGGCTTCGAGGGCAGCCCGATCAACGTGAACATGCGGGTGCGCGAGCGCCGCAAGCGCACGTAG
- a CDS encoding ParA family protein, with protein sequence MTAKRDKSAEELPGFDRVATGPTGRPLSVFAEPPVLASNGPARIIALCNQKGGVGKTTTAISLGAALAGYGRRVLAIDFDPQGALSAGLGVASHEGSNIYDLMLGTVKDAHQAIRTTSTPGLDVIPANIDLSAAEVHLVNEVAREQILARVLRQVSGEYDVILIDCQPSLGLLTVNALTAAHGVLIPLECEFFALRGVALLVETIDKVKDRLNPALQLDGILATMYDSRTLHSREVLERVVETFGDRVFETVIGRTVKFPDASVSGTPITQFAPDHAAAGAYRQLARELIARGAVA encoded by the coding sequence ATGACAGCGAAGCGGGACAAATCGGCTGAGGAACTCCCCGGTTTCGATCGCGTCGCCACCGGCCCGACCGGTCGCCCGCTCAGCGTCTTCGCGGAGCCTCCGGTTCTGGCCTCCAACGGTCCCGCGCGTATCATCGCCCTCTGCAACCAGAAGGGTGGCGTCGGTAAGACCACGACCGCGATCAGCCTCGGCGCAGCGCTGGCAGGCTATGGCCGCCGGGTGCTCGCCATCGACTTCGATCCTCAAGGGGCCCTGTCTGCAGGCCTCGGTGTGGCCTCCCACGAGGGCTCGAACATCTACGACCTCATGCTCGGAACCGTGAAGGATGCCCACCAGGCCATCCGCACGACGTCCACCCCGGGCCTCGACGTGATCCCGGCCAACATCGATCTCTCCGCGGCCGAGGTGCACCTCGTGAACGAGGTGGCTCGCGAGCAGATCCTGGCACGGGTGCTCCGCCAGGTGAGCGGGGAGTACGACGTGATCCTCATCGACTGCCAGCCCTCGCTCGGGTTGCTCACTGTCAACGCCCTGACAGCCGCCCACGGTGTGCTCATCCCGCTCGAGTGCGAGTTCTTCGCCCTGCGCGGTGTAGCCCTGCTGGTCGAGACCATCGACAAGGTCAAGGACCGGCTCAATCCCGCACTGCAGCTCGACGGCATCCTCGCCACCATGTACGACTCCCGCACCCTGCACTCCCGTGAGGTGCTCGAGCGGGTGGTCGAGACATTCGGTGACCGCGTCTTCGAGACCGTGATCGGGCGCACCGTGAAGTTCCCGGATGCGAGCGTCTCCGGCACCCCGATCACACAGTTCGCTCCCGATCACGCGGCAGCCGGGGCCTACCGCCAGCTGGCCAGAGAGTTGATCGCCCGTGGCGCGGTCGCCTGA
- a CDS encoding ScpA family protein: MARSPDATVEHPEAAGFSVSLSNFNGPFDLLLSLIGKHELDITEISLSIVTGEFIAYLKQLDTATELDQASEFLVVAATLLDLKVAGLLPQGELVDAEDVALLEARDLLFARLLQYRAFKEVTTWFSAQLDAEATRHVRTVRLEEKFRKQTPELVWTLSLEDFAAIAALAFAPRELPTVGLDHLHAPLVSIREQAAHVVALLRRGEPMTFRQLIAGVEQKGVIVARFLAILELYRGASLAFEQLEPLGELTVRWTAEHWSEENLASLGSDYGN, encoded by the coding sequence GTGGCGCGGTCGCCTGACGCGACGGTCGAGCATCCGGAGGCCGCCGGCTTCTCGGTGAGCCTCAGCAACTTCAACGGCCCGTTCGATCTGCTGCTCTCGCTGATCGGCAAGCATGAGCTCGACATCACCGAGATCTCCCTCAGCATCGTCACCGGCGAGTTCATCGCCTACCTCAAGCAGCTCGACACGGCGACGGAACTCGACCAGGCGAGCGAGTTCCTCGTCGTCGCCGCGACACTGCTCGATCTCAAGGTTGCCGGGCTGCTCCCGCAGGGCGAGCTGGTGGATGCCGAGGACGTGGCGCTTCTCGAGGCTCGCGACCTCCTGTTCGCCCGCCTGTTGCAGTATCGGGCATTCAAGGAGGTGACGACCTGGTTCTCCGCCCAGCTCGATGCCGAGGCGACCCGGCATGTGCGCACGGTTCGACTGGAGGAGAAGTTCCGTAAGCAGACGCCGGAGCTCGTCTGGACTCTCAGCCTCGAGGACTTCGCCGCCATCGCCGCGCTGGCATTCGCGCCGCGCGAGCTGCCCACCGTCGGGCTCGACCACCTGCACGCGCCCCTCGTGAGCATCCGGGAGCAGGCTGCTCACGTCGTCGCCCTGCTGCGCCGCGGCGAGCCGATGACCTTTCGCCAGCTGATCGCCGGTGTCGAGCAGAAGGGCGTGATCGTGGCGCGCTTCCTCGCGATCCTCGAGCTCTACCGCGGCGCCTCACTCGCGTTCGAGCAGCTGGAACCGCTCGGCGAACTCACCGTACGCTGGACCGCCGAACACTGGTCGGAAGAGAACCTCGCGAGCCTGGGATCAGACTATGGAAATTGA